The genomic stretch GCCTCAGGTGGTGGCCATCAAGACGACCTACTCTTGGTGTGCCAAACAGCGGCTTCAGGCGTAGGACAGGCATCGGCTTCGCTGGGCCTCTATAGCGCCCACCAACCGTTCGTTCTTTTGCCTCATGGGAGTAAGGAGTAATGACCCTCTGCCATCAATTCTAATTGCTAATTTTTGCTGAATATAGTTGTCGGGTTCTGTGTTCTTTCTGCAATGGTGCAAACAGTAGATTTTATGTTTTGCAATTGCTAGTTTGAGCTTATTGTGGCTCAAACTAACAAATTCAGGCGCAGAACATGCATAGGCTTCAGCGCTCCAATTCCAAAGCTGGTGCTCTTTCTTGAGAAAAAAGAAGAATATGCAGAACGCTAAGATGTTATTGTCCTTTGGGAAAAAAAAACACATTTATGTACAACCATCTGTAAGGACTCACAGTAGAAAGAATCATGGCTAACAAATTCACGAATTGTACCATTACAGCCTGCTTTGTTGGTAGCAAAAAAAGATGAGCCATTGTAAGAGTAAGATCACCAAGTGGTCAATATGAACAAACACCTTACCATCATAAGCTGTCCACTAGGAAAAGAAGCATTAATAAGAAGGTTACTTTTTGCTATCGACTAACTATCTTTATGTCACCTTGTCACCGGTCCCGTCATCACACACGAATCAAAATTTCCTGGTTACCTGCTCTGACTTCCATACTGCTACAGTGCTACTATACACAGGACTAAGCAAGGTCATATGGTTAATGATTGGTTTATGGCTCCATGTCATCTCTAGTTAACGTTATCTGTCCTTCCCACAAATTCCATCACCAACTTTGAAAACGCTGATGATTCATCTCTCAGGAGATTGTTCGGAGAATCATACTCAAGTATCCTTCCTGTTGTACAAAATGAAAACAAAGTATTTATTAGATGACTTAGGTTTGTTAAAAATACCATCCCAGAACCTAGGATAAAACTAGAAAAAGAATCTTATTAGTTCTTTCTGAGTCATTTTACCTTCACCAAGTACAAGAACTAGGTCACTGTCAATCACAGTGGGAATTCTATGTGCAATTGTTATGACCGTGCAAGTTTTTGTTTCTTGCCTTATAGTCCTTTGGATAATATTATCAGTTGCAGTATCAACTGACGCTGTAGCTTCATCTAAAACAagtatttttcttttcattagTAGCACTCTGGCCAAGCAGACAAGTTGCCTTTGCCCCCCACTCCAATTTCCTCCATCTTCAACAACTGCAAAAATGAATTGTAGTATAAAACTGGGTTTAAGAGGACACATAAATGTCAAGGAAGACATTGATACCTGGTGCATCTAACAGTCTATTGTCTTCTCTAATAATCTCCTCAAGGCAACATTTACTAGCAACCTGTAAATATTAAAAAATTAGAACTGATAAACGAAAATTAAACTAAACCAGCATTTTCAACCACAGTTAAAGTGTTGATGAAGTGCCAAATAGCATACAACATCATGAGGATGCTAAAGGCATATTGGCGTACCTCCCATATTTCAGCATCTGTATGTTGTTGTAGAGGGTctaggtttgatctgacagtgcCTTGGAATAGAGTTGGTTCTTGAGGTATAATGCTTAGTCTAGATCGCAAATCATGTAATCCCAAAAGTGATATATCGACTCCGTCTATGAGTATCCGTCCTGCAGATGGTTCGACAATCCGAAACAAAGCCTGGATGAGAGTAGACTTCCCACTCCCTGTCCGCCCAACCACCCCAATTTTTCTTTCTCCAGGAAATGTGCAGCTTATACCTTTGAGCACCATAGGCATGTCAAGATTGTACGTGATTTGTAGACCATCAATTTGAATGGTTCCATACCATGGCCATCTTTCCATCGGTCTGTTGTCTTCAACCACTAAAGGAGACTCACTTGGCATGTTTGAGAATTGCATAATTCTCTCTACTGAGATCATCTTGTTCTCAACAtcgcataagttccatattacCCATGCTTGTAACACATTAAGGTTGAGACCATATGTTGCTGCAAGCCCTGCAAGGCCTAAAGAAGGAGAAAACCAAAACATTGTCACTTATATTAGAACTACAGAACTAGGTTGAAGCATTGAATGGTACTAGTAGTTTTGTTACTGGAAAACTTACTTGGGTCAATAGTATCATGAGGCAAGGAGACAAGGATGACCAGCATCACAAAGAATACCAGATTGAAGAGGAAGTTGATACGGACACACAACCATTCAATCGCTGCTGCATTGTGGAAAGTGATGCGGGAGTAGTCATCTATTAGTGTAAGGCTCTTTCGTAAAAAAAGTTCTCCCTGATTAAAGCATCTAATTGTTGCAGCCCCTGATATAGTCTCAGAAAAATGGTGGAGAATTGGAGCCTTTTTAATGCCAACCAACCTCGCTAGTTCTCTCGCTGAACTGATGTAATAGCTCTACATAAATTTACAGATTAGTGTATTACTCATTTATATGCCTCAAATCCGCAAATGCCATCAATAGTACATGAAGATTTACCTGATAACAAGTGGATATGGAAACTATTACTATGAATAAGAATAGTATGGGCCAAGCAATTTGGGACATAATGAAAATGATACTGAGGAGCTGAATTAGTGCAAATATCAGCCCTGCTAGCCTGTAAGGAATGTCTATGTCAACTGTGCTTTGATCTGTTGATGCCTGAAAAACAGAAAAGCTGAACTGTAAGGACTAACTGGAAGGAGAGTATTTGTTATGATGTTACATCCAGGTATGCTGGTGCTCACCCTATTTAGGATTCGACTTGATGGAGTGGAATCAAAGAAATTAATTGGTGCTCGGAATATATTTTTTATCATGCCTAAGAAGAGCTGCTGTGCTGTTTCGATTGCAATTGCTGATAGGACGAAAGCTCTCCCCAGTATAAATACTGAGCTTCCTGCTGACAACAACACAAAAATACCAATCATCTTCTCTCTGCTTACTAGTTCTTTCCTCTCTGATGCCCATGCAATCCAGTAGTTGCTACATATCTGTAATGACTGGAAAAGGACTTGGCATGCAAGAATTACAGGAATGAGGGCTCCCCTGTAGGCTGAGGTAACAAACTTTCGGTAGATACCCCATTTGACCCTTCCAGATTCACGCTCTTCCTCACTTTCCCTTCCAAGCACAGTGTGATCTGGCTCTATCTCTGTGAGCTCCATTTGTTTCTTGTATATTTTGTTGGTGCCCAAGCCCTGAACTTTCGCAGGGTTGACCTGACTAAGGGACTTATTATGCGCATCCATTTGCTTTGAGAACTCACCATCTTTGTCTGCTATTAAATTATCATACTTTCCGGATTGAACAATTCTTCCATCTTTCATGACCTATAAGTAACGAGTCATTAGCATAAATTAGAATTGCCCTTTTCTGTAAATTCATGTCTTACTAATTGTAGACACGCGAGCATGACTAGAAGAATTTTTAATTAAGAAATAAAGTGTATTGAGACTCCAGTATCTCTAAGGGAGGCTTCTTGCCCCCTAAGCAATATACTCCTATATAATCCACCCATGAGGCTGTGCAATACAACCAACAATTCCACCGGATTCTATTCATTCTACAGTGACAATTCCTTTCCTTTTTTTGTAGAACCAAAAAAGACTTGCAACATACTTTTCATAACTAGGAGCTCCTCTGAAATATGGTTTGCTATAAATTTTCTCAGGACTAAGATAGCTGTCTTACCAAAACAAGATCCGCATCTCGCAGAAACTCTAGCTGGTGAGTTACATAGATGACTGTCTTTGAGGACATTTGACTCATTAAACATTCCTGCATATATATAGAACTGATATTATTGTTCAAGTTTATTGGCAAATAGAATACATTTGGAAGGTTATTTTTCGTTCTTCAAACCAGATATGTTTGATTCTAATCATCTAAAGAATCTGAATTGCAGTTAATGATGAGGTTCCCATAATTGATGCAAGTTCTTAATTGCTTATTGATCCAAATACCtgatttatattatatataagttAGGGAGTCCCTGACAGAAAGAATGTCTGTAAGCATAATTTATTTTTGGTTATGATTCTTGCTTTGCATGTTAGTGCTACAAAATTTCCTGCCTTGGGGCATGCAATTTTTCCATAAAGTACATGTGAATCTCATGAAAAAATATGCATTGTTGCAGATTACTCATTTGCACCTTGAAGAGGTGTGCTCCAGTGTGTGCGTCAACCGCACTGAAGGGATCATCCAAGAGGTAAACATCAGCATCACTGTACAATGCTCTGGAAAGCTGAATCCTCTGCTTCTGGCCACCACTTAGGTTCATGCCTCTTTCCCCTACCACAGTCATATCTCCACTAGCCCATAGTTCCACATCTTTATTCAAAGCACACCCTTGTAGCACCTCATCATATCGGGCCTTGTCCATGGCCTTCCCAAACAGCACATTGTCCTGAATTGTCCCGGTTTGAATCCATGCACTCTGTGGCACATATGCCCTTGACCCAACAACCATTGTTTTTGCACCACTGACCCTTGGAATCTCACCCATGATGGCACAAAGGAGACTTGATTTTCCTGATCCAACTGGCCCACACACAGCAACTTTATGACCCTTCATGATGTCCACCTTTCTATCAATCTTCAGTGTGAACTTTGTATTCTTCAAGCTGTTGTCAGTGGCTTCCCAACTGTATTCTCCTGCTCCAATCTCCACAATGCCAGCCACAGACTGCTTCTCTGTGCTACTTCTACTGCAATAGATACTTGGCTTTGTGTGGTGGTCTTCTTTGATGAACTCTTCGATTCTATCTAGGGACACCTTGGTTTGTGTGACCATTGACACTAACTCTGGGAGGTTGTAGATTGGATCTTGCAGGATTCTGAAAGTAGCAAGTGCTGATAGTACAGTTCCTGCCGACAATGGAATGTCTACAAGAATGCAAATTCCAAAGGTGACAACTGAGACCAACGTTGGTGATGCCCAGAAGAGGAAGGCTATTGCTGAGCATGTGTACAGATACCTTCTGAGCAACCCTCTCTCCACATCCCTGAGCTTCAAAAGCTTATCCAAGTAGGCTGTCTCCCATGCATGCAGTTTCAAAATCCTCATGCTTTTAAGAGCCTCTGCTGTGGCCTTGATGCGTGAGTCTTTCGCCTCCATGATCTTCATGTTGAGATTCTTCTGTGACTTTGCCAGGGGCGTGTTGCTCACCATGATCAACACTGTTGCAAAAACAGCAGACAGCGATGCTGCCATCCCAAGACTATGGTACAAGATGACAAGTGCCAGTGAGACTTGCAAGGGCAGCAACCAAATTCCATGGATGTACCAGAAAAACTCACCAATCTTCTCTACATCCACATCAAGGAAGTTCACAATTCTTCCTGTCCCTGCAGGTGAGTCCTTTATCAATAGGGATTTCTTGTAGATGGACACCATCAGTGCTGCACGCACCCGGAATCCAATTCTACGAGCGCCAAAGTACCACTGCCGCTGTGACAGTGACTCTACTGTCTTTGATACAAAGAAGAGGCTTGCAAGCATGTATCCATGTCCATGGCCTCTGTCAGGGTTCTTGTCGGAGAGCAGCTTCACTAAGTAAGTGATCAAGAATGGTCCCATATAAGAAGCTAAAGTGTTAAGCCCTGTTAATTAAAACCATGTATTATATTAGTATACTGAGGGGAGAAAAGAACAGCTTTATTTCTGATAAATTTCATGGTAACGATTACCTGCAAAGACTGCATTGATGACCAAAGGTGTCCAAACAGCACAAATGATGCCTTTTTGTAGTGACATCGGCTCTGTTTTTTGCTTATGCATTGTTTCTTGAAGCAATGCATATGACTGGTCTGCCGTCTCTGACTGAGGAACAGCTGGGATGTGTTCAATCTCAAGCCGTACGTGGTGTCCCTTCTCAAAGACCGGGTTCAACCACTGGAATGTAAGCTGACTCCACCATCTGGAACTGGAAAACCTATCCCTTCTGCTATCGCCACTGTCTTCCCTCGTGAGCAATGGTTGGTTCAGTTCATCTTGGTTTGCTTCAGAGGTTCTCATGGCTATTGCAAGTAGACACAGACATATGATGGCGCAGAAGGGCAGCGAAGTGAAATTGACAACAGTTGCAGAGTTGATTAGGTGGAGCAAATGCAATGAAGTGAGGAGTGATTCTAACAGGGAGCTGAAGACCCACCAATAAACAAGAACTGCAGgccagtttgatccaagtcctgctcctttgtgtttgcagtagACTGAGAAGAGAGTCACCAAAATCCATGACAGTGAGGCGAAGATGAAGCCCAAGGAGATGGTTTGGTGCTTCCAGACTCCAAGAACAGCAAAGCCAATATGTATTGACGTGATTAAGGCATTGCAgactgaaattatgtgtgatgggAGGAGGGTCACCCCCTTCCTTTCTGCTGAAATCACGACACCACTTCCTGCCTCATGTTCTCCCTCCTTCAGTGTGAGAAACTCTCCAATGACCCAAAGCAGCAAAACAGCAAATGCTGATAGGCGCACATAATCCAATGCTAGTAATATCTCCATGGGATGCTAAAATCAACAGAATGTGGCAGAGAGCAGTACAACACGTAGATGGATAGCGTTACCCTGTTATATTGAAGCAAGACTGAGTCAGAAACTGAGACAAAAGTAAGCAAAGAGAACCCAAGAGGCCAGAAGAAGATACCAAAATCAGAGCCTGGCAGCACATGGCTGACCAAAAAGTAGGCGATGCAGCTTGTTACTTTCGACCTAATCAAAAGGAGGTCTGCAACCAAAAGGCGCTGATCGGCAAAATGTTTGTGTTGGAACCAAGAATCTtgattgtatttggtaattgtcAGCTATATACTTTTGGCATAACCACCAAACACGTCTGTAACTGCACATCTGCAGCATCCAAAACACATTCACCGGATCTGGGGCTAATGCAGATGAACCTGGCTCCACTTTCAGATCTACTTCATCGTCTTATCATACGACGTTAAATAAAATTCTCACAATGCATTGATGCCTTTCACCATCTGAAAAACCTGTTCTTTGCCTGATGTTCCTTTTATGTTATGTCTACTATGTGCTCCCTCCTTTTTTGCATGAAATGATCAAACAAGTGAACATTTTTTTTGTGAATAAAACTAGCACTGCTGCAcgatcgggcattagcaccggtcgcgaagggcctgttgccccggttcccgagccggtgctgccccttccgggactaaaggcccaccctttagtcccggttcggggaaccggggctaaagccccccccccccacaccgGTTGGTTATACCAACcgatgttaaagggtcctgccacgttgcaggaccctttaacaccggttggtattaccaaccggttttAAAgggttcttttttttctttttttttgggttcATTTCTTcgattctgtttattgtttatatataataataattggtttgtcaatacatattttatgctgatataacaatatatatattacacgcatattaagcatatataaatattattataggcttagctttatgtcacacccggatgtaaaagagcattcggatgccaaatcacatgtgcgccaggatctcaaattcacacacatggaccgacatcatcaatggtacaaaacacagtgttcaaacgaattacataaatgagagtaaatgtaccattattacaagccaaatgtttatcaaagtgcgaaGGGGAAACATAAGCTAAACTATTCCATAATGAAAAGGGAGACTAgacgccgacgtagcaggaccaccttgccacaggaaggtcgacggcagaaccacacgagcctagagactcagggtagtcctcagggaaatcgcaattgtactcgtgatcgtccgagcaacctttaatgattatagcaagggtgagctcatgtcgaactcagcaagcacagacggaaagtaatgacatgcaaggcttaaaacaaggtaaagctgacttggtttgactgcggtagcattttagttgatcacttttaattatgactattattagaacaacctattactaattatgagtagcgtaaacccaacccttaattagtgtaagtagtaattagcatcttttaaatgactatcctaataattatagtagtccagggattaaccccaattattaacacaggatggcaatcctgccaacacggaatagccattccgccaaaacacgaggtagcaacctcgccaagttccatctccaagtatccagtgaatccaatttgctcatcaagtgagggtctgggccgctcgtgaccgtgagcacggctgatatattagttttacactctgcagaggtgtgcacttttacTCCAAGTTgtgattcccattcgcccggggtcgcgactccccaaaacactgccaaggtgagcaggcagggtctcactacgagacctttcacagggtccatctaataggatgccactcgcaagttttcgccggggcgctcgacagtcgatacccatagccatggcgtaccgagcagccgctaacttaatattcattacccaagttacttcctcacgcctacccggaaagtaacaccctactagtggaggtcctgctaattagtcaagccagagccatatagcttggagctgcactgtaagtcccaggggaccgctccctgactaagtccttacggagagcagagacgggtacgcccggcaaaccggaccaccaacggtacccgctccccctgtcaccaccatcatcacgatgctcgtaagcatccaacatcgccatcaccgcagtgaccaaaggttcagcacagtttaagcatcaagttgattagagattattacttgtttaggcatgtgtataagatgagtagagcagctaagcaacctagtatagcctaacTACCCATGTACATAACCCtaggtgaacaaggaatagtaagtaaagctagtcatgttcttagggtttgcattcatcggacacatgcatatatagtaaatgacattaatgagtaggttcaaagtgatcaaacggtgtctgcacttgccttcatcgttgtcgggttgctcgaactcagcgggatcctgaacctcatccttcacgaacgtctcaTTGGCTAAACGCGACAATCATCACACGAACGaggcaatacatgcaagcaaacaagcttaatcagaaacagtacaccaaagcatgcgaaagCAGAAAGCAACTGTACTACTGTGTTCTACTCGACGAGACGAAactatagcgaccagaatcacctaaatcggagttacgatgcaaaagttatggctaaaacaagttggatGGCAAttctgtagataaactgaactatttttcgtaattaaaactaattaaaactgaattaaaacgcattttggattaaatatataaaaaccaACGGCTACGGAGGCATTCTGCAAAAACCAGGAGCATAGTTATATTTATTTTAAACTGAGCAGGACTGCGGGTTAATTTTAAATAAGCCCGAGGGCTTTTCTGCAAAAGCAGCAGGGGCGCGCGGGGCCGTGGCCGgcctggccacgtggcggcgcGGGAGTGGCCGGTCCACGGCACTGTGCTGTGGACCGGGGCGCGGGGCAGGGGGccgcggtccatggtggaccgcgcCTGCGGGAGCGGGCGAGGCGGCTGCCTGGGCCGGGTCCACGTGGACCGgccgcgcgggggggggggggctgagCCGCgttccacggtggaccgcgcgcCAGACCGGGGGCGAGCGCAGGCCGGGCGGCGGTGGTGCCATGGGCGGCGGGTGGGAGCTCGCCGCGTCGGCGTGTCTCGTCTCGAGAAGGCCAGGCAAAGGCCCCAGCCGGTGCGGTTCCGCGAAGCTAACGCAATGGGGGNNNNNNNNNNNNNNNNNNNNNNNNNNNNNNNNNNNNNNNNNNNNNNNNNNNNNNNNNNNNNNNNNNNNNNNNNNNNNNNNNNNNNNNNNNNNNNNNNNNNGGCGGTTCGTGGCGTGAGAAGGCGAGGCAAGGGCGCCAGCGGGTGCGGCTCGGCGAGGCGAACGCAATGGGGGTCTCACCTTCGCGAAACGTCGACGGCAAAGagaagctcgacggcggcggcgcagatTTCGACGAGACGAACATGCGGCGGCTCGGGAGTGAAGCTAGGCTTCTAGGGGGGTTGCGGGCGGCCGAGATATGCCTTAAATAGGCTAGGGTGGCCCCGGGGTCCTCGTGACGCGAGCGGGCGTGGAAGCCGGAGTCGGTTGCGGCCGAGTCTGTTCCGGCCGGAGGTGGAAGACGGCGGGTGGGTCCCACTCATGGGGCCCACGCGTCAGCGGCAGGGGGCGGCAGTGAGCTGGGGCAGGGGCCCTGCGACTGGGCTGCGTTGCAGCTGGGCCGAAGCGGGGAGAGGGAAGGGGCGCGGGGGCCGACCCAGGGCGttgccctttctctttttttatatttatttcgGAAACAAATTGCCTCTCCTATTTTCTTTCTTGCTTCAAAACAAAAACCAAGCGCAACCAAGCATAAAATAAATCAAGCAAAAAcaatgcagcagcatgaatgcagtcaaacacgtttctaccttatatttcattttatttatttttgtaaattatttaataattcccaaaaattcaaactaagccaaaattaaatcaaatttaaactaaatttgaaattcaaaaatttgaagtgttataaacctacccccttaaaagaatctcgtcctcgagattaggatgaaccagagaataactgagggtatttggatatcagatcatcttctctttcccaggttgcCTCTTCCTcagaatggtgtttccattgtactttacacATCCTGATCTGCTGTGTCCAGGACTTTGATAGGACTCTCTTCATAAGTTAGATCATCCTGCaaatctagttcctctagtggcAACTGTTCCTCAGGCACCCTCAGGCATTTCTTGAACTGGGAAACATGGAAAACATTGTGCACATTGGATAAACTAGCAGGCAACTCAAGCTGATAAGCCACCTTTCCTTTCCTTTCCAAAATCTTGAAAGGACCAACatatcttggagctagctttcccttgacattgaacctctttagacctctcatcggagacactttcaggtatatataatcacctgcctgaaacacaagttcccttcgtctcacatcagcataactcttctgtctagactgagctgctttcagagtctgtcggatgaactgaactctttcttcggctattctcaatgaatcagggccgaacacttgcctttcaccagtctggttccagaacaatggagtcctacacttccttccatacaaggcttcaaaaggagtcatcttaagactagtctgataactattgttataggagaactcgACGTAGGGCAAACTGGTATCCCAACTATCTCCATACTGTAAAGCACAAGACCTGAGCATATCCTCCACTATCTGGTTGACTCTCTCTGTCTGACCATCGGACTGAGGATGATAAGCAGTACTGAATCTGAGCTCGGTTCCCAAAGCATCATGCAGCTTCTCCCAAAACTTtgatgtaaactgtgtacctctatCAGACACAATCCTCTTAGGAACTCTATGCAGACACACAATCCGTTCCATATACTTTTCTGCTAACTGATCCCCACGGTAGTTAGTTTTgaccggtatgaaatgagctaccttggtcaatcgatctactacaacccatattgagtcataacctcgttgagatctcggcaatcccactatgaagtccatgctgatctcatcccacttccactcaggtatcTTCAACGGTTGCAGCAATcctgctggcctctgatgttccgctttcactctctgacaagtgtcacacaatgccacatattcaccaatatctttcttcataccaggccaccaatagttttgcttcaagtcttggtacatcttagtacctcctggatgaatagagtaagcagactcatggcactccttcagtatcacatccttgattctctgaatttcaggcacacacaatcggcccttgtgccaaacaattccttcttgatcaactttGAATCCAGGTGCTCTACCTTCCTCTAGTAGCTTAAGTATCTTTTTTATCTCTTCATCCTCTTTCTGACCTTTTCTGATCTCTTGCTCAAGAGTTGGTTCGAGGTCCATGGAAGTACCTTGGGTGTTAGCAACAAACCCCAAATTGAGATACTCAAATTctgctagtagttccatcggtaactccatGGCTTCCAACATGTTCACTTGACTCTTTCTACTCAGTGCATCAGCaactacattagctttgccagggtggtaatgaatctccagttcataatccttgatcaattctaaccatcttctctgtctcaggttcaagtcattctgagtgaagatgtatttcagactcttgtgatccgtgtagatatcacacttatgacccagaatatagtgtctctagatcttcagtgaatggaccacagctgctaactcaagatcatgagttgggtaattcacctcatgtttcttcaa from Sorghum bicolor cultivar BTx623 chromosome 3, Sorghum_bicolor_NCBIv3, whole genome shotgun sequence encodes the following:
- the LOC8074951 gene encoding putative ABC transporter C family member 15 isoform X1, with the translated sequence MEILLALDYVRLSAFAVLLLWVIGEFLTLKEGEHEAGSGVVISAERKGVTLLPSHIISVCNALITSIHIGFAVLGVWKHQTISLGFIFASLSWILVTLFSVYCKHKGAGLGSNWPAVLVYWWVFSSLLESLLTSLHLLHLINSATVVNFTSLPFCAIICLCLLAIAMRTSEANQDELNQPLLTREDSGDSRRDRFSSSRWWSQLTFQWLNPVFEKGHHVRLEIEHIPAVPQSETADQSYALLQETMHKQKTEPMSLQKGIICAVWTPLVINAVFAGLNTLASYMGPFLITYLVKLLSDKNPDRGHGHGYMLASLFFVSKTVESLSQRQWYFGARRIGFRVRAALMVSIYKKSLLIKDSPAGTGRIVNFLDVDVEKIGEFFWYIHGIWLLPLQVSLALVILYHSLGMAASLSAVFATVLIMVSNTPLAKSQKNLNMKIMEAKDSRIKATAEALKSMRILKLHAWETAYLDKLLKLRDVERGLLRRYLYTCSAIAFLFWASPTLVSVVTFGICILVDIPLSAGTVLSALATFRILQDPIYNLPELVSMVTQTKVSLDRIEEFIKEDHHTKPSIYCSRSSTEKQSVAGIVEIGAGEYSWEATDNSLKNTKFTLKIDRKVDIMKGHKVAVCGPVGSGKSSLLCAIMGEIPRVSGAKTMVVGSRAYVPQSAWIQTGTIQDNVLFGKAMDKARYDEVLQGCALNKDVELWASGDMTVVGERGMNLSGGQKQRIQLSRALYSDADVYLLDDPFSAVDAHTGAHLFKECLMSQMSSKTVIYVTHQLEFLRDADLVLVMKDGRIVQSGKYDNLIADKDGEFSKQMDAHNKSLSQVNPAKVQGLGTNKIYKKQMELTEIEPDHTVLGRESEEERESGRVKWGIYRKFVTSAYRGALIPVILACQVLFQSLQICSNYWIAWASERKELVSREKMIGIFVLLSAGSSVFILGRAFVLSAIAIETAQQLFLGMIKNIFRAPINFFDSTPSSRILNRASTDQSTVDIDIPYRLAGLIFALIQLLSIIFIMSQIAWPILFLFIVIVSISTCYQSYYISSARELARLVGIKKAPILHHFSETISGAATIRCFNQGELFLRKSLTLIDDYSRITFHNAAAIEWLCVRINFLFNLVFFVMLVILVSLPHDTIDPSLAGLAATYGLNLNVLQAWVIWNLCDVENKMISVERIMQFSNMPSESPLVVEDNRPMERWPWYGTIQIDGLQITYNLDMPMVLKGISCTFPGERKIGVVGRTGSGKSTLIQALFRIVEPSAGRILIDGVDISLLGLHDLRSRLSIIPQEPTLFQGTVRSNLDPLQQHTDAEIWEVASKCCLEEIIREDNRLLDAPVVEDGGNWSGGQRQLVCLARVLLMKRKILVLDEATASVDTATDNIIQRTIRQETKTCTVITIAHRIPTVIDSDLVLVLGEGRILEYDSPNNLLRDESSAFSKLVMEFVGRTDNVN